A window from Citrus sinensis cultivar Valencia sweet orange chromosome 5, DVS_A1.0, whole genome shotgun sequence encodes these proteins:
- the LOC127902177 gene encoding uncharacterized protein LOC127902177 → MSKGKEKVVEIDDDELSFLPGPLTDPAFDPGIPLEPVRFSVGTSARRMSPQTTSTSESNGEEGPSGSEDTLSENGEGDSGEVSPSGTSRPEERGTVGGKALSRDYAINYMTCTTLFDELNDLRLRYSIPGEIPLKVPGKKDAPSRPPRGYVTLFLESFKYGLRCPLQPYFARILNGLNLAPGQLNPNGWRVLSVSWGVHFPLEPEQLKRVEAVLANSCSSRELLTTYNLLESRLILPGHRMEDAVIGALTQKRSRPPTTKRDQSKDAPTAKRANIVQQVPPLKILPPAPVKVGEASRAATDHASSSPPIGPRSRLPDSRAEHLIPYLNELTKLVSKKDLEDFDGRTLGELVGAMQHSAFHLSCMTTYYKAKVGRYDRKMKEDIQSATTRADVAEKKAGELNLENLKLIEQESLAQAKAISLEEELTKVKEDLQRQKAMYEAQLESLRDSHRAQMDDLAAGVAQHMDEEAAKEDADGVEPIVVEEEDSPPRAVPADVGEASTPPDATGDTPPAPVEVQPTDAAGLTDPPSS, encoded by the exons ATGTCGAAGGGTAAAGAGAAAGTCGTTGAGATTGATGACGACGAACTAAGTTTCCTGCCCGGTCCGCTCACTGATCCTGCTTTTGACCCCGGGATCCCCTTAGAACCCGTCAGGTTTAGTGTCGGGACTAGTGCTAGGAGGATGTCCCCCCAAACAACCTCCACGAGCGAAAGCAATGGCGAGGAGGGACCTTCTGGCTCTGAGGACACCTTAAGTGAGAATGGGGAAGGTGACTCTGGTGAGGTGTCTCCATCTGGAACATCACGACCAGAAGAACGGGGTACAGTAGGAGGCAAAGCCTTGTCGCGCGATTATGCCATTAATTACATGACGTGCACGACCTTGTTTGACGAGCTCAATGACCTCCGGCTTAGGTATAGCATTCCTGGTGAGATACCTCTCAAGGTCCCAGGAAAGAAGGATGCTCCCAGCCGGCCTCCCAGGGGATACGTTACCCTGTTTCTAGAGAGCTTTAAGTACGGGCTGAGGTGTCCCTTGCAACCCTACTTTGCCCGGATACTTAACGGGCTAAATCTAGCTCCTGGTCAGCTGAATCCCAATGGGTGGAGAGTgctctctg TTTCTTGGGGTGTCCACTTCCCGCTTGAACCTGAACAGCTCAAACGGGTCGAGGCTGTACTAGCCAATTCCTGCTCAAGCCGAGAACTGTTAACTACATACAACTTGCTCGAGTCTCGCTTGATACTTCCTGGCCATAGGATGGAGGACGCTGTGATTGGGGCTCTGACCCAAAAACGTTCCCGACCTCCAACCACGAAGAGGGACCAGAGTAAGGATGCCCCTACTGCAAAGCGGGCCAACATCGTGCAGCAGGTCCCACCCTTGAAGATTTTACCTCCTGCTCCTGTAAAAGTCGGGGAAGCTAGTAGAGCAGCCACAGATCATGCTTCCTCTTCTCCTCCTATCGGGCCTCGATCTCGCTTACCTGACAGCCGAGCAGAACACCTGATCCCTTACCTCAATGAGTTAACTAAACTCGTGAGCAAGAAGGACCTGGAGGACTTTGATGGCCGCACCTTGGGTGAGCTGGTGGGGGCCATGCAGCATAGCGCTTTCCACCTCAGCTGCATGACCACCTATTACAAGGCTAAGGTTGGCCGCTACGAccggaagatgaaggaggatATTCAATCGGCGACGACCAGAGCTGACGTTGCCGAGAAGAAAGCAGGGGAGCTGAATCTCGAGAATCTGAAGCTGATAGAGCAAGAATCacttgctcaagcaaaagccattTCCCTCGAGGAGGAGCTTACCAAGGTCAAGGAGGATCTGCAAAGGCAGAAGGCTATGTATgaggctcagctcgaatctctCCGCGACTCCCACCGAGCTCAG atggacgaccttgcagctggtgtTGCTCAACATATGGACGAGGAGGCGGCCAAGGAAGATGCCGATGGGGTAGAGCCGATCGTGGTCGAGGAGGAAGactctcctcctcgtgcaGTCCCTGCTGATGTTGGCGAGGCGAGCACCCCCCCGGACGCAACTGGTGATACCCCTCCTGCACCTGTGGAGGTCCAGCCAACCGATGCTGCCGGGCTTACTGATCCACCATCTTCTTGA